A section of the Stenotrophomonas sp. 364 genome encodes:
- a CDS encoding EF-hand domain-containing protein, translating to MAQAQVADTGSYLQRMDTDGDGRVSVEEYVQWMMYAFERMDRNADGVLSADELPGGKGASITREQQRRTLVQRFHKQDANGDGYLSAKELAAPPR from the coding sequence ATGGCGCAGGCGCAGGTGGCCGACACCGGCAGCTACCTGCAGCGCATGGATACCGACGGCGATGGCCGGGTCAGCGTCGAGGAATACGTGCAGTGGATGATGTACGCCTTCGAGCGCATGGACCGCAATGCCGATGGCGTGCTCAGTGCCGACGAACTGCCCGGCGGCAAGGGCGCCTCGATCACCCGCGAACAGCAGCGGCGGACCCTGGTGCAGCGTTTCCACAAGCAGGATGCCAACGGCGACGGGTACCTGAGTGCGAAGGAACTGGCCGCGCCGCCGCGGTGA
- the mutM gene encoding bifunctional DNA-formamidopyrimidine glycosylase/DNA-(apurinic or apyrimidinic site) lyase, producing MPELPEVETTRRGLSPHLEGRRVHGVILRRPDLRWPIPDEIGALLPGQAIEGVRRRAKYLLLDTAIGSALLHLGMSGSLRVLPGDTPVRAHDHVDISLDNGRLLRFNDPRRFGSLLWQPAGETHELLAGLGPEPLEEAFNGDYLFQRSRGRKAPVKTFLMDQGIVVGVGNIYAAESLFMAGINPLREAGKISRARYQRLADAVKQILAYAITRGGTTLRDFINPDGAPGYFEQELLVYGREGEPCRQCGRLLRHATIGQRASVWCGYCQR from the coding sequence ATGCCTGAACTGCCCGAAGTAGAAACCACCCGCCGCGGCCTGTCCCCGCACCTGGAAGGCCGCCGCGTGCATGGCGTGATCCTGCGCCGGCCGGACCTGCGCTGGCCCATTCCCGATGAGATCGGCGCGCTGCTGCCCGGCCAGGCGATCGAGGGCGTGCGCCGCCGCGCCAAGTACCTGCTGTTGGATACCGCCATCGGCAGCGCCCTGCTGCACCTGGGCATGTCCGGCAGCCTGCGCGTGTTGCCCGGCGATACCCCCGTGCGCGCGCACGACCACGTCGACATCAGCCTGGACAATGGCCGCCTGCTGCGCTTCAACGATCCGCGCCGGTTCGGCAGCCTGCTGTGGCAGCCCGCCGGGGAAACCCATGAACTGCTGGCCGGGCTGGGTCCGGAGCCGCTGGAGGAGGCCTTCAACGGCGATTACCTGTTCCAGCGCAGCCGGGGGCGCAAGGCACCGGTGAAGACCTTCCTGATGGACCAGGGCATCGTGGTCGGGGTGGGCAACATCTACGCCGCCGAAAGCCTGTTCATGGCTGGCATCAACCCGCTGCGCGAGGCCGGGAAGATCTCCCGCGCGCGCTACCAGCGCCTGGCCGATGCCGTGAAGCAGATCCTGGCCTACGCCATCACCCGCGGCGGCACCACCCTGCGCGATTTCATCAACCCGGACGGGGCGCCGGGCTATTTCGAGCAGGAACTGCTGGTCTACGGCCGTGAAGGCGAGCCGTGTCGCCAGTGCGGCCGGCTGCTCCGCCACGCCACCATCGGCCAGCGCGCCAGCGTCTGGTGCGGCTACTGCCAGCGCTGA
- a CDS encoding ECF-type sigma factor: MDEAPDITVWLDSARAGDRAALDRVLTLLYQELHSMARRQLAGQQGRTLDATSLVHESYLKLLGARGAARFEDRAHFFAYAASAMRSVVVDYARNRLARKRGGDLKRVDLPENSSSGVRLDEDLLALDVALARLQAVDAHLAKVVELRYFAGLSEQEIADLCQRSERSIRRDWQKARMFLLASVRDD, from the coding sequence ATGGACGAAGCACCGGATATCACCGTATGGCTGGATTCAGCCCGCGCGGGCGACCGCGCTGCCCTGGACCGGGTGCTGACCCTGCTCTACCAGGAGCTGCACAGCATGGCCCGGCGCCAGTTGGCCGGCCAGCAGGGGCGCACGCTGGATGCCACCTCGCTGGTCCACGAGTCCTACCTGAAGCTGCTCGGCGCACGCGGTGCGGCCCGTTTCGAGGACCGCGCGCACTTTTTCGCCTATGCCGCCTCGGCCATGCGCAGCGTGGTCGTGGATTACGCGCGCAACCGGCTGGCGCGCAAACGCGGGGGCGACCTCAAACGGGTGGACCTGCCCGAGAACAGCAGCAGCGGCGTGCGCCTGGATGAAGACCTGCTGGCGCTGGATGTGGCGCTGGCCCGGCTGCAGGCGGTGGATGCCCACCTGGCCAAGGTGGTGGAGCTGCGCTATTTCGCCGGGTTGTCCGAACAGGAGATCGCCGACCTGTGCCAGCGCTCGGAACGCAGCATCCGCCGCGACTGGCAGAAGGCGCGCATGTTCCTGCTGGCCTCGGTGCGCGACGACTGA
- a CDS encoding serine/threonine-protein kinase, with the protein MEASRWRQVSSLLDQLLELADGPRAQRLAQLRLTDPTLADDLERLLEHERASHEFMAQPLWTAAPQDSRAGTLIGPYRLLRALGEGGMGEVWLAERADGLYQRQVALKLLRSGYADPGLRQRFSRERDILARLQHPNLAELLDAGVDLQGQPYLALAYVEGEPITDYCQRLQLPLERRLQLMLQVCAVVTHAHANLIVHRDLKPSNILVTAHGEVKLLDFGIAKLLDAPEKRDDAQHPATEARAFTLHYAAPEQVRGEPVTTLTDVYSLGVVLFEVITGRKPYRLRRHSDAEWERSILEVTAPRASVVVLRGSGGSPATLADRRLARRLRGDLDTLLLKALQKEPAQRYASAEALAQDLRRFLEGRPIHARPQRTLYRLRKYIGRHRWGVAVGSLGAVALAGLAVVALWQMQQARREIARAQAMQEFTVGLFDRAAGARHGSFDVRQLLATGQQRGEAELADQPLSLADLQGVIGRLRIGMGDYQLALQTLDRQRALLEQAGEVPPTLQLEAVTQRGRALRMLGRSRECVAHMTPMQSLAAQQRSALPGLVAEYHAQLGRCQQLLGYRDEARTAFALSLAVRREVLHDTAGTAESLSDLAALDSDDGRPQAALAGYQQALQLLQLRAGERLPQLIVVRRHLGETLAAQGDLAAAEQTLRIAWSDAVSLYGPDHPETLSIRRLRGVLALQRGDLRQADATLQQVHRLTRLALGEQHRDTGLSWHALGLLALERGDSNEAVVDFEHAVAIWRQPDCVRLLPQGLYDYGSALAQAGRWQAGLAALHEGRQWQAAQRGDQDPSVQQADLRMAEITSAYGDPRQAGDQLAQLMLRHRQGGAEAMAGQHALQLAWGRNLVRMGQDVEAERVLLAVADSRALDPASTAVRWQARTRLAALHCAQTPLRSREALLRLQGQARVQWPQGGAALRDIDQALRDCASATLATAR; encoded by the coding sequence ATGGAAGCGTCGCGCTGGCGGCAGGTGTCTTCGCTGCTGGACCAACTGCTGGAACTTGCCGACGGGCCGCGCGCGCAGCGGCTGGCGCAGCTGCGCCTGACTGATCCGACGCTGGCCGACGACCTGGAGCGCCTGTTGGAACACGAGCGCGCCAGCCACGAGTTCATGGCCCAGCCGTTGTGGACCGCCGCCCCGCAGGACAGCCGTGCCGGCACGCTGATCGGGCCGTATCGGCTGCTGCGCGCGCTTGGCGAGGGCGGCATGGGTGAAGTCTGGCTGGCCGAACGCGCCGATGGCCTGTACCAGCGCCAGGTGGCCCTCAAGCTGCTGCGCAGTGGTTATGCCGACCCGGGCCTGCGCCAGCGCTTCAGCCGCGAGCGCGACATCCTGGCGCGGCTGCAGCATCCCAACCTGGCCGAACTGCTCGATGCCGGCGTCGACCTGCAGGGCCAGCCTTACCTGGCGCTGGCGTACGTGGAAGGCGAACCGATCACCGACTACTGCCAGCGGTTGCAGCTGCCGCTGGAACGCCGGCTACAGCTGATGCTGCAGGTGTGCGCCGTGGTCACCCACGCGCACGCCAACCTGATCGTGCACCGCGACCTGAAGCCCTCCAACATCCTGGTCACCGCCCACGGCGAAGTGAAGCTGCTCGACTTCGGCATCGCCAAGCTGCTTGATGCCCCGGAGAAGCGCGACGACGCCCAGCACCCGGCCACCGAGGCGCGCGCGTTCACCCTCCACTACGCTGCCCCCGAACAGGTACGTGGCGAACCGGTCACCACGCTCACCGATGTGTACTCGCTGGGTGTGGTGCTGTTTGAAGTGATCACCGGGCGCAAGCCCTACCGATTGCGCCGACACAGCGACGCCGAATGGGAGCGCTCGATCCTGGAGGTGACCGCGCCGCGCGCCTCGGTGGTGGTGCTGCGCGGCAGCGGCGGGAGTCCGGCCACGCTGGCCGATCGGCGGCTGGCCCGGCGCCTGCGCGGCGATCTGGACACCCTCCTGCTCAAGGCGCTGCAGAAGGAGCCGGCACAGCGCTATGCCTCGGCCGAAGCGCTGGCGCAGGACCTGCGCCGCTTCCTGGAAGGCCGCCCCATCCACGCGCGACCGCAGCGCACGCTGTACCGCCTGCGCAAGTACATCGGTCGGCACCGCTGGGGCGTGGCGGTGGGCTCGCTGGGGGCCGTGGCGCTGGCCGGCCTGGCGGTGGTGGCGCTGTGGCAGATGCAGCAGGCCCGGCGCGAAATCGCCCGCGCCCAGGCCATGCAGGAGTTCACCGTGGGCCTGTTCGACCGCGCCGCCGGCGCACGCCATGGCAGCTTCGACGTGCGCCAGTTGCTGGCCACCGGGCAGCAGCGCGGCGAGGCCGAACTGGCCGACCAGCCGTTGTCGCTGGCCGATCTGCAGGGCGTGATCGGACGTCTGCGGATCGGCATGGGCGACTATCAACTTGCGCTGCAGACGCTGGATCGCCAGCGCGCACTGCTGGAGCAGGCCGGCGAGGTGCCGCCCACGCTGCAGCTGGAAGCGGTCACCCAGCGCGGACGCGCGCTGCGCATGCTGGGCCGCTCGCGTGAGTGCGTGGCGCACATGACCCCGATGCAGTCGTTGGCCGCGCAACAGCGCAGCGCGCTGCCCGGCCTGGTGGCCGAGTACCACGCCCAGCTGGGCCGCTGCCAGCAGCTGTTGGGCTACCGCGACGAAGCGCGCACGGCTTTCGCGCTGTCGCTGGCGGTGCGCCGCGAGGTGCTGCACGACACCGCCGGCACCGCCGAGAGCCTGTCCGACCTGGCCGCGCTGGACAGCGACGACGGCCGCCCGCAGGCCGCCCTGGCCGGCTACCAGCAGGCGCTGCAGCTGCTGCAGCTGCGGGCCGGTGAGCGCCTGCCGCAGCTGATTGTCGTGCGCCGCCACCTGGGTGAAACCCTCGCCGCGCAGGGTGACCTGGCGGCTGCCGAGCAGACCCTGCGCATCGCCTGGTCTGACGCGGTCAGCCTGTATGGGCCGGACCACCCGGAGACTCTGTCGATCCGGCGCCTGCGTGGCGTGCTGGCCCTGCAGCGCGGCGACCTGCGCCAGGCGGACGCGACCCTGCAGCAGGTCCATCGCCTGACCCGGCTGGCGCTGGGCGAGCAGCACCGCGACACCGGCCTGAGCTGGCACGCGCTGGGCCTGCTGGCGCTGGAGCGCGGTGACAGCAATGAGGCCGTGGTCGATTTCGAGCATGCCGTGGCGATCTGGCGGCAACCGGACTGCGTGCGGTTGCTGCCGCAGGGCCTGTACGACTACGGCAGTGCCCTGGCCCAGGCCGGGCGCTGGCAGGCCGGGTTGGCCGCCCTGCATGAAGGCCGCCAATGGCAGGCCGCGCAACGCGGCGACCAGGATCCGTCGGTGCAGCAGGCCGACCTGCGGATGGCCGAGATCACCAGTGCCTACGGCGACCCGCGCCAGGCCGGCGACCAGCTGGCGCAGTTGATGCTGCGCCACCGCCAGGGCGGTGCCGAGGCCATGGCCGGGCAACACGCCCTGCAGCTGGCCTGGGGCCGCAACCTGGTCCGCATGGGGCAGGACGTGGAGGCCGAGCGCGTGCTGCTGGCGGTGGCCGACAGCCGCGCGCTGGACCCTGCCAGCACCGCCGTGCGCTGGCAGGCGCGCACCCGCCTGGCCGCGCTCCACTGCGCGCAGACGCCGCTGCGTAGCCGCGAGGCGCTGCTGCGGCTGCAGGGCCAGGCCCGGGTGCAGTGGCCGCAGGGCGGCGCCGCGCTGCGCGACATCGACCAGGCACTGCGGGACTGCGCCAGTGCGACGCTGGCCACCGCCCGCTGA
- a CDS encoding glucan biosynthesis protein D has protein sequence MQRRDFIRNASLALAAIGFPALPACAAQGSQVGLRRLGQPQPFDFATLKGQARALSQAAYQTHKRTLPGPLEALDWDQYQSISYRQDHALWADKPGKYQAKFFHLGLYFHSPVRMYDVVDGKAQELAYDPAAFDYGKSGLKGSHLPADLGFAGFRLNTRQDTNRDFAAFLGASYFRAVGKEGQYGQSARGLAIDTGMGKPEEFPDFIAYYLEQPAADSNTLVVYALLDSPSVAGAYRFAITNGDTLLMDIDCALYPRKAIERLGIAPCTSMYQVGENDRRMAWDWRPEIHDTDGLSMWTGSGEWIWRPLCNPHNLRFNMFVDNNPRGFGLLQRDRNFDHYQDDGVFYEKRPCLWVEPKGQWGKGSVQLVEIPTVDETFDNIVAFWNPEAKPQPGQELLLGYRLYWGAQPPARTPLAHCVDSRTGLGGVIGKKRAYFSWRFAVDFEGGELAALIDKGEVEAVVQASRGRVEIVSARPLREIKGYRAMFDLVPPDDSTDQIDIRLYLRSGGKTLTETWLYQYSPPPKGAPERTLY, from the coding sequence ATGCAACGTCGCGACTTCATCCGCAATGCCTCCCTGGCCTTGGCCGCGATCGGCTTTCCGGCGCTGCCGGCCTGCGCCGCGCAGGGCAGCCAGGTGGGCCTGCGCCGGCTCGGCCAGCCGCAGCCGTTCGATTTCGCCACCCTCAAGGGCCAGGCGCGCGCGCTGTCGCAGGCCGCCTACCAGACCCACAAGCGCACGTTGCCCGGGCCGCTGGAAGCGCTGGACTGGGACCAGTACCAGTCCATCAGCTACCGCCAGGACCATGCGCTGTGGGCCGACAAGCCCGGCAAGTACCAGGCCAAGTTCTTCCACCTGGGCCTGTACTTCCATTCCCCGGTGCGCATGTACGACGTGGTGGATGGCAAGGCGCAGGAACTGGCCTACGACCCGGCCGCGTTCGATTACGGCAAGAGCGGGTTGAAGGGCAGCCACCTGCCGGCCGACCTGGGCTTTGCCGGCTTCCGGCTCAATACCCGCCAGGACACCAACCGTGATTTCGCCGCGTTCCTGGGCGCCAGCTACTTCCGTGCCGTGGGCAAGGAAGGCCAGTACGGCCAATCGGCGCGTGGCCTGGCCATCGACACCGGCATGGGCAAGCCCGAGGAATTCCCGGACTTCATCGCCTATTACCTGGAACAGCCGGCCGCCGATTCCAACACCCTGGTGGTGTATGCGCTGCTGGATTCGCCCAGCGTGGCCGGCGCGTACCGCTTTGCGATCACCAACGGCGACACCCTGCTGATGGACATCGACTGCGCCCTGTACCCGCGCAAAGCCATCGAGCGGCTGGGCATCGCCCCGTGCACCAGCATGTACCAGGTGGGCGAGAACGACCGCCGCATGGCCTGGGACTGGCGCCCGGAAATCCACGACACCGATGGCCTGTCGATGTGGACCGGCAGCGGCGAGTGGATCTGGCGCCCGCTGTGCAACCCGCACAACCTGCGCTTCAACATGTTCGTGGACAACAACCCGCGCGGCTTCGGCCTGCTGCAGCGCGACCGCAACTTCGACCACTACCAGGACGACGGGGTGTTCTACGAGAAGCGCCCGTGCCTGTGGGTGGAACCGAAGGGGCAGTGGGGCAAGGGCTCGGTGCAGCTGGTCGAGATCCCCACCGTGGATGAAACCTTCGACAACATCGTGGCGTTCTGGAACCCGGAGGCCAAGCCGCAGCCGGGCCAGGAACTGCTGCTGGGCTACCGCCTGTACTGGGGCGCGCAGCCGCCGGCCCGTACGCCGCTGGCGCATTGCGTGGACAGCCGCACCGGGTTGGGCGGGGTGATCGGCAAGAAGCGGGCGTATTTCTCGTGGCGCTTCGCGGTGGATTTCGAAGGCGGCGAACTGGCCGCGCTGATCGACAAGGGCGAGGTGGAAGCGGTGGTCCAGGCCAGCCGCGGCCGCGTGGAGATCGTCTCGGCGCGCCCGTTGCGCGAGATCAAGGGCTACCGCGCCATGTTCGACCTGGTCCCGCCCGATGATTCCACCGACCAGATCGACATCCGCCTGTACCTGCGCAGCGGCGGCAAGACGCTGACCGAAACCTGGCTGTACCAGTACAGCCCGCCGCCGAAGGGCGCGCCGGAGCGCACGCTGTACTAG
- a CDS encoding thymidine kinase, protein MAKLYFYYSAMNAGKTTTLLQSAHNYRERGMRVAILTPRLDDRAGRGVVASRIGLKADGVAFDRDTDLQRLIAQDLETHGKLGCVLVDEAQFLSRSQVWQLSEVVDQLRIPVLCYGLRTDFRGELFEGSQYLLAWADEMQEIKTICHSGKKATMTVRVDEHGHAVQDGPQVEIGGNERYVSVSRAEFKKITRGEGRIDPAQAPLPL, encoded by the coding sequence ATGGCCAAGCTCTATTTCTATTATTCGGCGATGAACGCCGGCAAGACCACCACGCTGCTGCAGTCGGCGCACAACTACCGGGAACGGGGCATGCGCGTGGCCATCCTGACCCCGCGCCTGGACGACCGCGCCGGGCGGGGCGTGGTGGCCTCACGGATCGGGCTGAAGGCCGACGGCGTGGCCTTCGACCGCGATACCGACCTGCAGCGGCTGATTGCGCAGGACCTGGAGACCCACGGCAAGCTCGGCTGCGTGTTGGTCGACGAGGCGCAGTTCCTGAGCCGCAGCCAGGTCTGGCAGCTCAGCGAGGTGGTCGACCAGCTGCGCATTCCGGTGCTGTGCTACGGGCTGCGCACCGATTTCCGCGGCGAGCTGTTCGAAGGCAGCCAGTACCTGCTGGCCTGGGCCGACGAGATGCAGGAGATCAAAACGATCTGCCACAGCGGCAAGAAGGCCACCATGACCGTGCGGGTGGACGAGCACGGCCATGCGGTACAGGACGGCCCCCAGGTGGAAATTGGCGGCAACGAGCGCTATGTGTCGGTGAGCCGGGCCGAGTTCAAGAAAATCACCCGCGGTGAGGGCCGGATTGATCCGGCGCAGGCGCCCCTGCCTCTGTAG
- a CDS encoding UvrD-helicase domain-containing protein yields MHGLNPPQSAAVLHCEGPLLVLAGAGSGKTRVIVEKIAQLIATKRYPARRIAAITFTNKSAKEMRERVAKRLHGGDAEDVTICTFHALGLKFLQIEHAAVGLKRGFSIFDADDATSQVKDLMYGAKPDDIEDVKNLISRAKNAGLSPEQAMAAARSTREKEAASVYERYQLRLTAFNAVDFDDLIRLPVQVLEENPEIAVAWRERIGYLLVDECQDTNDAQYRLLKQLAGSKGNFTCVGDDDQSIYAWRGANPENLQQMARDYPALEIIKLEQNYRCSNRVLRAANALIANNPHEHLKKLWSDQADGERIRVWECRNSEHEAEKVAAEISFLATSKKIPWSDFCILFRGNFQSRPLEKALQLVRVPYHITGGTAFLERQEVKDTLSWLRLLVNPDDDTAFMRAVQSPKREVGAGTLAKLAELASEKELPMAYAAEAIGALSQLPPRAANGLSRFTDILRDLRAEMPKLSSGDLVRKLVKESGLVSELRSACKEESVYQRRLGNLEELAQWFEGGPRGATTADLAAQLALLSRNDKDDGGNQVRMMTMHASKGLEFPYVFIIGCEDGVLPHQVSLDEGNLQEERRLLYVGITRAKVQLWMSYSKLTRKFGEHVRLKPSRFFDEIPAEEMQRDGADPVADAARKKERASAGLAAIQALFD; encoded by the coding sequence ATGCACGGTCTCAACCCCCCCCAAAGCGCTGCAGTGCTGCACTGCGAAGGTCCTCTACTGGTGCTCGCCGGCGCCGGTAGCGGCAAGACGCGCGTGATCGTGGAAAAGATCGCCCAGCTGATCGCGACCAAGCGCTACCCCGCGCGGCGCATCGCGGCGATCACCTTCACCAACAAGTCGGCCAAGGAAATGCGCGAGCGCGTGGCCAAGCGCCTGCACGGCGGGGATGCCGAGGACGTCACCATCTGCACCTTCCATGCGCTGGGGCTGAAGTTCCTGCAGATCGAGCACGCCGCGGTGGGGCTCAAGCGCGGCTTCTCGATCTTCGATGCGGACGACGCCACCTCGCAGGTCAAGGACCTGATGTACGGCGCCAAGCCCGACGACATCGAGGACGTGAAGAACCTGATCTCGCGCGCCAAGAACGCCGGGCTGTCCCCCGAGCAGGCCATGGCGGCGGCGCGCAGCACCCGCGAGAAGGAAGCGGCCAGCGTCTACGAGCGGTACCAGCTGCGCCTGACCGCGTTCAACGCGGTCGACTTCGACGACCTGATCCGGCTGCCGGTGCAGGTGCTGGAAGAGAACCCCGAGATCGCCGTGGCCTGGCGCGAGCGCATCGGCTACCTGCTGGTCGACGAATGCCAGGACACCAACGATGCGCAGTACCGGCTGCTCAAGCAGCTGGCCGGCAGCAAGGGCAACTTCACCTGCGTGGGCGACGATGACCAGTCGATCTATGCCTGGCGTGGCGCGAACCCGGAAAACCTGCAGCAGATGGCGCGCGACTACCCGGCGCTGGAAATCATCAAGCTGGAGCAGAACTACCGCTGCTCCAACCGCGTGCTGCGCGCGGCCAACGCGCTGATCGCCAACAACCCGCACGAACACTTGAAGAAGCTGTGGAGCGACCAGGCCGACGGCGAGCGCATCCGCGTATGGGAGTGCCGCAACAGCGAACACGAAGCCGAAAAAGTGGCGGCCGAGATCTCCTTCCTGGCGACGTCGAAGAAGATTCCGTGGAGCGATTTCTGCATCCTGTTCCGCGGCAACTTCCAGTCGCGGCCACTGGAAAAAGCGCTGCAGCTGGTGCGCGTGCCGTACCACATCACCGGCGGCACCGCGTTCCTGGAGCGCCAGGAGGTCAAGGACACGCTGTCATGGCTGCGCCTGCTGGTGAACCCCGACGACGATACGGCGTTCATGCGTGCGGTGCAGTCGCCCAAGCGCGAAGTGGGCGCCGGCACCCTGGCCAAGCTGGCTGAACTTGCGTCGGAGAAAGAGCTGCCGATGGCGTACGCGGCCGAGGCCATTGGCGCGTTGTCGCAGCTGCCACCGCGCGCGGCCAACGGCCTGAGCCGCTTCACCGACATCCTGCGCGACCTGCGCGCGGAAATGCCCAAGCTCAGTTCCGGCGACCTGGTCCGCAAGCTGGTGAAGGAGTCCGGGCTGGTCTCCGAACTGCGCAGCGCGTGCAAGGAAGAATCGGTCTACCAGCGCCGGCTGGGCAACCTGGAGGAGCTGGCGCAGTGGTTCGAAGGCGGCCCGCGTGGCGCCACCACCGCCGACCTGGCCGCGCAGCTGGCGCTGTTGTCGCGCAACGACAAGGATGACGGCGGCAACCAGGTGCGGATGATGACCATGCACGCGTCCAAGGGCCTGGAATTCCCGTATGTGTTCATCATCGGCTGCGAGGACGGCGTGCTGCCGCACCAGGTCAGCCTGGACGAAGGCAACCTGCAGGAAGAACGGCGCCTGCTGTACGTGGGCATCACCCGTGCCAAGGTGCAGCTGTGGATGAGCTACAGCAAGCTCACCCGCAAGTTCGGCGAGCACGTGCGGCTCAAGCCCAGCCGGTTCTTCGATGAAATTCCGGCCGAGGAAATGCAGCGCGACGGCGCCGACCCCGTCGCCGACGCCGCGCGCAAGAAAGAGCGCGCCAGCGCGGGCCTTGCCGCGATCCAGGCACTGTTCGACTGA
- a CDS encoding GNAT family N-acetyltransferase encodes MSAVIQTERLHLRLIDPDHDAADMLALLNEPGFIRNIADRGVRTLAQARDYTAERVLGSYTLNGFGMYAIIRRSDGAWLGNAGLVRRDGLPAPDIGYALLAQYEGNGYAFEAARGVMHYARDVLGYTDLYGIVSPDNLRSAALLRKLGMEDRGDLLLPPPHGGDVVLLFATPGAPAP; translated from the coding sequence ATGTCCGCCGTGATCCAGACCGAACGCCTGCACCTGCGCCTGATCGATCCCGATCACGATGCGGCCGACATGCTGGCCTTGCTCAACGAGCCGGGCTTCATCCGCAACATCGCCGACCGTGGCGTGCGCACCCTGGCGCAGGCGCGCGACTACACCGCCGAGCGCGTGCTGGGCAGTTACACCCTCAATGGCTTTGGCATGTACGCGATCATCCGCCGCAGCGACGGCGCGTGGCTGGGCAATGCCGGGCTGGTACGCCGCGATGGATTGCCGGCACCGGACATCGGCTACGCGTTGCTGGCCCAGTACGAAGGCAACGGGTACGCATTCGAAGCCGCGCGCGGGGTGATGCACTACGCGCGCGACGTGCTGGGGTACACCGACCTGTACGGCATCGTCTCGCCGGACAACCTGCGTTCGGCCGCGCTGCTGCGCAAACTGGGCATGGAAGACCGCGGCGACCTGCTGCTGCCGCCGCCGCATGGCGGTGACGTGGTGCTGCTGTTCGCCACCCCGGGCGCCCCGGCCCCCTGA
- a CDS encoding DUF480 domain-containing protein has protein sequence MTDDTQTPALPVLSAAQARALGCLIEKEATTPDAYPLTVNAAQVAANQKTAREPVMALSAGDVHHALRQLESMGLARQQFSSRAERYEHRAGSALDLTRQQLAIVGLLLLRGPQTVNELLTRSERLFQFQDAEEVRHHIERMIQRGLAVQLPRASGQREDRYMHLLGGPVDVQALAESYKGSSSSGGGGSPALEARVQQLEATVAELQEQLAALRAQLGD, from the coding sequence ATGACCGACGACACCCAGACCCCCGCCCTGCCCGTGCTGAGCGCGGCCCAGGCCCGCGCCCTGGGTTGCCTGATCGAGAAGGAGGCAACCACACCGGACGCCTACCCGCTGACGGTCAACGCCGCCCAGGTGGCCGCCAACCAGAAGACCGCCCGCGAGCCGGTGATGGCACTGTCGGCCGGCGATGTGCACCACGCGCTGCGCCAGCTGGAAAGCATGGGCCTGGCCCGCCAGCAGTTCTCCTCGCGGGCCGAACGCTACGAGCACCGCGCCGGTAGTGCGCTGGACCTGACCCGGCAACAGCTGGCCATCGTGGGCCTGCTGCTGCTGCGCGGCCCGCAGACGGTGAACGAGCTGCTGACCCGCAGCGAGCGCCTGTTCCAGTTCCAGGACGCCGAGGAAGTGCGCCACCACATCGAGCGCATGATCCAGCGCGGGCTGGCGGTGCAGCTGCCGCGCGCCAGTGGCCAGCGCGAGGACCGCTACATGCACCTGCTGGGTGGCCCGGTGGACGTGCAGGCGTTGGCGGAGAGCTACAAGGGGTCTTCGTCGAGCGGTGGCGGTGGCAGCCCGGCGTTGGAAGCGCGCGTGCAGCAGCTGGAGGCCACCGTGGCCGAATTGCAGGAACAGTTGGCGGCGTTGCGCGCGCAGTTGGGGGACTGA